From the candidate division KSB1 bacterium genome, the window GCGCGTCCGTGCGCGAGCGTCACGGTGGTAGCCAATTCCGCCATGGAAGCCGATGCGCTTTCCACGGCCATCTTTGTATTGGGACCGGAAAAGGGCCTGGCCCTTGCAGAGCGTTTGCCAGGGGTGGCGGCCGTGATAGTGGCAGAAGACCACGGTGCCCTCCAATGGTGGGCCACGCCCAATATCCGGGGCAAGCTTGAGGTCCTTTAGTACCGGGCAAGGTCAGACTCTGCGAAAAAAAGACGGAGAGGGAATGCCAACGACTCTGGTGACCGGCGGTGCGGGGTTCCTTGGCTCGCACCTGTGTGAGTACCTCCTGCAGAAGGGGCACCACGTCATCGCCATGGACAACCTCATCACCGGCACGGTGGCCAACATCGAGCACCTGCAGTGCGAGCGCTTTCGCTTTATCAAACACGACGTGACCGAGTACATCTACGTGGCCGGCAAGATCGACTACGTGCTCCATTTTGCCTCACCGGCCAGTCCTCTTGACTATCTCCAGCTCCCCATCCAAACGTTGAAAGTGGGGGCCCTGGGAACGCACAAGGCGCTGGGACTGGCTAAGGAAAAAGGGGCGCGCTTTCTGCTGGCTTCCACTTCGGAGGTGTACGGGGACCCCTTGGTCCATCCGCAGAGCGAGGACTATTGGGGCAATGTCAACCCGGTAGGGCCACGTGGCGTGTACGATGAGGCCAAACGCTTTGCCGAGGCCCTGACCATGGCCTACCATCGCTACCACGGCGTGGACACGCGCATCGCGCGCATCTTCAACACCTACGGCCCGCGCATGCGCCCTCACGACGGCCGCGCCATCCCCACGTTTATCCCGCAGGCACTGCGCGGAGAACCCATCACCGTGTTCGGGGATGGCTCACAGACCAGAAGCTTTTGCTACGTGTCAGATCAGATCGAGGGCCTCTACCGGTTGCTCATGTCCGACTGCGTGGACCCGGTCAACATCGGCAATCCGCAGGAATTGACCGTGCTCGAGTTGGCACAGACCATCATCCGACTGACTGGGAGCTCCAGCCCCA encodes:
- a CDS encoding FAD:protein FMN transferase gives rise to the protein ARPCASVTVVANSAMEADALSTAIFVLGPEKGLALAERLPGVAAVIVAEDHGALQWWATPNIRGKLEVL
- a CDS encoding SDR family oxidoreductase, translating into MPTTLVTGGAGFLGSHLCEYLLQKGHHVIAMDNLITGTVANIEHLQCERFRFIKHDVTEYIYVAGKIDYVLHFASPASPLDYLQLPIQTLKVGALGTHKALGLAKEKGARFLLASTSEVYGDPLVHPQSEDYWGNVNPVGPRGVYDEAKRFAEALTMAYHRYHGVDTRIARIFNTYGPRMRPHDGRAIPTFIPQALRGEPITVFGDGSQTRSFCYVSDQIEGLYRLLMSDCVDPVNIGNPQELTVLELAQTIIRLTGSSSPIVQKPLPVDDPRVRQPDITKARQVLGWEPKVGLEEGLTLTIDWFKRKLAEEAPRG